One Persephonella sp. genomic window, AAATCAACTATAGCAAAAATGATAGCAAGAGAACTGGGCTTTACATACATAGATACAGGTGCTATGTATAGGGCTGTCGCCCTGAAAATAAAAAGGCTGGGAATAAACCCTGATAACCCTGAGGCTGTTTTGGAGGTTTTGAAAAATACACAGATTGATCTAAAGCCTTCAGAAAAAGATGTTAAAGTTTTTCTTGATGGAGAAGATGTATCTGATAAGATAAGAACAGAGGAGATAGGAAAGATAGCCTCAAAGATAGCAAGACACAAAAAGGTAAGGGAAATACTTGTCCAGATGCAGAGGGAATTGGGCAAAAGAGCAAAAAATGCTGTAATAGAGGGAAGGGATACAGGAACTGTAGTATTTCCTGATGCAGACATAAAGTTTTTCCTGACAGCTTCTGCCGAAGTAAGAGCAGAAAGAAGATACAGAGAGCTAAAGGAAAAAGGGCTTGATGTAAGCTACGACAAGATTTTAAGAGAGGTTCAAGAAAGGGATAGACTTGATAAAACAAGAAAAGAAAGTCCATTAAAACCTGCTGAAGATGCTATTATTATTGATACTTCGGATAAGGACATCAATCAGGTTTTCAGACATTTGATTGAGATCATTAAAAATAAAATAAAAAAGTAGTATTATTGTCAATGTCTTATGAATGTGTCACGGGAGGGTGGATCAATGGAAAATATAAGTTTTAATAGTATACCTCCTCAGATGAACCTCTATGATTATAGAGAGTTTGAAAGGTTTTTAACAATTGCCAACAGACTGCTTGTTGAGTATATGGAGGAAGAGATAAACTCAGAAATTTTTCAGGAACAGCTTTGTAAACTGTTTGATCTTCTTTTTGAGCTTTCAAACGGGAGCTACACAAAAACTATTAATTTAATATCTGATTTTATTGAAGATGAGGATATTTATAGAAAGCTAAAAGTAGCAACATCTTTTTACAATGCAACAACTTCTAAATTTTTACACTCAACAATAAATGTTTTTCCTGTAATGCCTTTAAAAATCGTTGTTTCTGGAGGAAATATTTAGGTTCTTACAATAATTTCTCCGAACTTGTCCTCAAGCTTTTTTTTCAGATTGAGGATTTCTTCTTCTGAAAAACCTTTTTTATTTTTAAAGCTGTTTTCTATCAGTTTTTCTGAAGGGTGAAAGTTTTGAAGGGCGTATCTTTTTGAGCCTTTTATAAGATTAGAAATTTTTAAAATGTCTATTTGGTTTAAAAGATCTTTGATGACTGTAGTTCTGAACTCATAAGGAATACCTGAAGAGGTTATAATTTCTATTGATTTTATAAGGATATCTTTGTTTATCTGAAAGTTGGTTATTTCAGGGTATTTTTCTAATGGGGCTTTTATGTCCATAGCTAAATAATCAATAAGGCTTTCTTTAATGAGAAGTTCAAGCATCTCAGGGTTAGAGCCGTTTGTATCAAGCTTTATCTGAAATCCTATCCTTTTTATTTTTTTTAGAAATTCCGGTAGATCAGGAAATATTGTTGGTTCCCCTCCTGTTATTACGACTCCCTGTAATTTTCCTTTTCTGCCTTCTAAAAATTCAAGCACTTCTGTTTCAGGAATTTCTGGGGAGAAGTATTCTGGAAGAACAAGGTCTCTGTTATGGCAGTATGGACATCTAAAGTTACACCCCTGAACAAAAACAACGGCAGATATCTTTCCTGGATAATCAATAAGAGAAAATTTCTGAAGTCCTCCAATCTTCATCTTTTTACCTCTAATTTTTTATAAAAAGGCCTCCCGGGGAGGGAGGAAGGGGGAGAGGGGGAGAAAACGCAACCGTCAAGTGGCGGCAGCAGCAATTTTATAAGTTTTTCTATTCTTAAACTCTTCTTTTTTTCCGTCATTCCAGTGTTTCACAGGTCTAAAATAACCAACTATCCTTGAATAGACCTCTGTTTCTTCTCCACATTCAGGACAGCTATGGTGCTCTCCTGATATGTAGCCGTGAACAGGACACACACTAAATGTAGGGGTTAGAGTAAAATATGGCAAATGGAAATTTTCACACACAAGCCTCACAAAGTTTTTAACAGTTTCAGTTTCTGATATTTTTTCACCTAAGAAGAAATGTATAACAGTTCCTCCTGTGTATCTTGTCTGGAGATCGTCCTGGTTTTCAAGAACAAAAAATGGATCATCTGAGTAATCAACAGGAAGGTGTGTTGAGTTTGTGTAGTAAGGTGCAGCTCCCTGTCTATATTCCTCCTCATTCGCCACAATTATATCTGGGTAAACAGATTTGTCTATTTTTGCCAGTCTATAAGATGTTCCTTCTGCTGGAGTTGCCTCAAGGTTGTAGTTGTTGCCTGTTTCCATCTGAAACTGCACCAGTTTCTGATTAATAAAATCAAGAACCTCTTTTGCAAACTCTTTTCCTTCTTCAGTGGCGATATTTACACCTAAAAGATTTATAGATGCCTCATTCATTCCTATAACGCCTATTGTTGAAAAATGGTTTTTCCAGTATTCACCTGTCTGTCCTTTTATGCTTCTCAGGTAAAAACGGGAATATGGATACAGCCCTTTTTCTGTCAGGTCTTCAAGAAGTTTTCTTTTGATCTCAAGGCTTTCTTTAGCTGTTTCTAAAAGATAATTTAGCCTTTCAAAAAACTGTTCTTTACTGTTTGATAGATAGCCTATCCTTGGAAGGTTGATAGTTACAACTCCTATAGAACCTGTGAGCGGGTTTGCACCGAAAAGACCGCCTCCCCTTTTTTTCAGTTCTCTAACATCAAGTCTTAATCTACAGCACATGCTTCTTGCATCATTAGGATCAAGGTCTGAGTTTATAAAGTTTGCAAAATATGGAATTCCGTACTTTCCAGTCATTTTCCACAGTTTCTCAAGAACTGGACTGTCCCAATCAAAATCCTTTGTTATGTTGTATGTTGGTATAGGAAAAGTAAACACCCTACCTGATGCATCTCCCTCGCTCATAACCTCAAAGAATGCCTGATTTATCATATCCATCTCTTTCTGAAAATCTCTGTATTTCTCCTTTTGTATCTCTCCTCCTATGACAACATACTGATCTGCGTATGGTGAGTTTTCAGCCTTCAGATCAAATGTTAGGTTGGTAAACGGGGTTTGAAATCCAACCCTTGTTGGAACATTAAGATTAAAGACAAACTCCTGAATAGCCTGTTTTACCTGCCTGTAGGATAGGTTATCGTATCTAACAAACGGCGCTAAAAGTGTATCAAAATTTGAAAAAGCCTGTGCTCCTGCAGCTTCTCCCTGAAGTGTGTAAAGAAAGTTTACTATCTGTCCTAAAGCAGATGACAGATGTTTTGGAGGCTTGCTCTCTGCTTTTCCGTAAGCCCCTCTAAACCCTGTTGTTAAAAGATCGTAAAGATCCCAGCCAACACAGTAAACACTCAGATTTTGAAGATCATGTATGTGAAAATCCCCATTTCTGTGGGCATCGGCTATTTTTTTTGTATAAACAGAAGAAAGCCAGTACTCTTTTGTTACCTCTGAGGATATGTAAAAATTCAAACCCTGAAGGGAGTAGGTTGTGTTGCTGTTTTCATACACCCTCCAGTCTAACTTTTTCAGATAATTTTCAACCAG contains:
- the cmk gene encoding (d)CMP kinase, whose amino-acid sequence is KSTIAKMIARELGFTYIDTGAMYRAVALKIKRLGINPDNPEAVLEVLKNTQIDLKPSEKDVKVFLDGEDVSDKIRTEEIGKIASKIARHKKVREILVQMQRELGKRAKNAVIEGRDTGTVVFPDADIKFFLTASAEVRAERRYRELKEKGLDVSYDKILREVQERDRLDKTRKESPLKPAEDAIIIDTSDKDINQVFRHLIEIIKNKIKK
- a CDS encoding anaerobic ribonucleoside-triphosphate reductase activating protein yields the protein MKIGGLQKFSLIDYPGKISAVVFVQGCNFRCPYCHNRDLVLPEYFSPEIPETEVLEFLEGRKGKLQGVVITGGEPTIFPDLPEFLKKIKRIGFQIKLDTNGSNPEMLELLIKESLIDYLAMDIKAPLEKYPEITNFQINKDILIKSIEIITSSGIPYEFRTTVIKDLLNQIDILKISNLIKGSKRYALQNFHPSEKLIENSFKNKKGFSEEEILNLKKKLEDKFGEIIVRT
- a CDS encoding ribonucleoside triphosphate reductase, with product MAAYLVENYLKKLDWRVYENSNTTYSLQGLNFYISSEVTKEYWLSSVYTKKIADAHRNGDFHIHDLQNLSVYCVGWDLYDLLTTGFRGAYGKAESKPPKHLSSALGQIVNFLYTLQGEAAGAQAFSNFDTLLAPFVRYDNLSYRQVKQAIQEFVFNLNVPTRVGFQTPFTNLTFDLKAENSPYADQYVVIGGEIQKEKYRDFQKEMDMINQAFFEVMSEGDASGRVFTFPIPTYNITKDFDWDSPVLEKLWKMTGKYGIPYFANFINSDLDPNDARSMCCRLRLDVRELKKRGGGLFGANPLTGSIGVVTINLPRIGYLSNSKEQFFERLNYLLETAKESLEIKRKLLEDLTEKGLYPYSRFYLRSIKGQTGEYWKNHFSTIGVIGMNEASINLLGVNIATEEGKEFAKEVLDFINQKLVQFQMETGNNYNLEATPAEGTSYRLAKIDKSVYPDIIVANEEEYRQGAAPYYTNSTHLPVDYSDDPFFVLENQDDLQTRYTGGTVIHFFLGEKISETETVKNFVRLVCENFHLPYFTLTPTFSVCPVHGYISGEHHSCPECGEETEVYSRIVGYFRPVKHWNDGKKEEFKNRKTYKIAAAAT